The genomic segment GGCTCGCTCTGCCATAAATCGACAGCAACTCACTGCAGGGCGTGGTGTTCTTGCCTGCGGTGAGTTTATTGTATTGAGGATGATATGACGCGTAATGTAAAAATTGTGGCGACGGTGGGACCTGCCAGCCAAAGCGAAGAAATACTCGAACAACTCATTCAAGCGGGTATGAATGTGGCGCGTATGAATTTTTCGCATGGCACGCACGAACAGCACTTGGCGCGGATTGAATTGATCCGCAAGGTCTCGAAAAAACTGGGCGCGCCTGTGGGTATCTTGCAGGATTTGCAGGGTCCGAAGATCCGCGTCGGCGACCTGACAACCCCGCTTCAACTTTCGGACGGGGAGCGGGTTTACCTCTATGCGACTGAGTCTACGCCCCCGGAAGATAGCGGCAAAAAAATCCCTGTGGATTTTCGACAGCTCTTCGATTCGGTGCGGCCCGCAGACCGGCTTCTCCTCGACGATGGGCGCCTGACGTTGGAGGTTGTGTCGGTGATCGGTCGTAACGCGTTGGCGGCAGATGTGGTGATTGGCGGACCCCTGTCTTCTCATAAAGGCATCAATCTCCCCGGTGTTCGCCTGCGTATTGCGGGTTTCACCGAAAAAGACGAGGCTGATCTTGCTTTTGGCATTTCGCAAAATGTAGACGCGGTTGCGATCTCGTTTGTGCGCAGCGCGGAGGATGTGAAAAAAGTCCGCTATGCGATGGAGCGATTCTCCAACGGCAAGCGTATGCCGATGCTCATCGCCAAATTGGAAAAACCCGAAGCGCTCGATAACCTCGACGCGATTTTAGAGATCGTGGATGGCGTGATGGTGGCGCGCGGCGATCTCGGCGTGGAACTTCCGCCGGAGCGCGTGCCGGCGTTGCAGAAACACATCATCCGCGCGGCGAACGCGCGCGCCAAACTTGTGATCACCGCCACGCAAATGCTGGAATCGATGATCTCGAATCCGCTTCCCACGCGGGCAGAGGCGTCGGATGTGGCGAACGCGGTCTTTGACGGGACCGACGCGGTGATGCTCTCCGCCGAGTCGGCGTCTGGAAAATATCCGGTCGAATCGGTTCAGATGATGGACCGCATCGTCCGCGAAGCCGAGTCTCATTTTGTGGAGTGGGGGCTGGAACCCAGTGTGAACGGCTTTGAGCATTCCGACGCGGCTTCGATGGCGCGCGCCGCGCAGGCGTTGGCGAACGATAAAAACGTGACGGCGGTGGCGTGTTTCACCACGCAGGGACGAACCGCATGGTTGATGTCGAAGATCCGTCCGCGCGTGCCGGTGATGGCGTTTACCCCCGATGAAGTAACGTATCAACGGCTGGCTTTCCTGTGGGGTGTGCGTCCGCAATTGATTGCGTTTGCTAATTCGCTGGAGGAAATGCTCGATCTTTTAGACGCGGCATTGATGCGTTCGGATGTGGTGCAAGCCGGTGACCAGGTTGTGTTGATATGCGGATACCCGGTCGGCGATGTGCGCCCGCCGAATATGGCATTGTTGCATACGGTGGGGGAGAATTGAATACATTTTAAACACGAAGGACACAAAGTTCACAAAGGGTTTGAGTCTTAAGGGTTTGTCTCTTCGTGACCTTAGTGTCACTTCGACAGGCTCAGTGCAAGCCTTTGTGGTAAAGTGGTTTTAGTTTTCCCTCGTCGAAATCCAAATCCCGATCCCGATCAACACGCCGCCGAATAAAAACAGCGGCGTGATTTTTTCACCGAGGAAAAACCAGCCGAGTAAAGTGCCGACAACGGGCTGGGCAAAGAAGGTCAGCGATGCGAGCGAAGCGGGCAACTCTTTGAACGCGTAATTCCACATGAACATGGCAACGGCAGTGGAAATGATGCCGAGGTAAAGAATCCCGCCGATGACGCCCGCTGTGATCGTTCCAATTCCTTGCGAGTTGACTTCGTAGAATCCGAGAACTGTGGAAGATGGGATCCCTCCCAACAACATGACCGCGCTGGAGATGAGCAGGTCGCTGTCTCTGGCAACCTTGCGCACAAGCGTGGAATATAACGCCCACGTGAGCCCTGCACAGAACAACAACACATTTCCTGTAAATAATGAGGGAGATAGTTCGGCTGTGCGCGGATCAATGACCGCCAGCACGCCGAACGTTGAGACTGCCAGCGCAAAAACTTGCCTGCCGGTTATCTTTTCCTGAAGCAGGAAGAACGCGAACAACAAAACGAACGCAGGCGTGGCGGAGGTGATCAACGATCCGTTCGAGGCGGTGGAAAGTTTGGTCCCTGTGAATTGGAAGCCGAGCGAAATTCCATAACCCATAACGCCGACGAGAAAACTTTGCCAAAATTCTTTCTGCGTGAACGTGCTTTGTGATTTGCGAAACCAAATTACCGCGCCGAGCGAGAGGCACCCCAGCGCGAGGCGGATCGTCAGCAACGCGAACGGCGGGATGACCTCCAGCACCACTTTGCTGACCACATACATCCCGCCCCAAATAGATGCGGCGCCTAGTCCGCAGAGGAGGGCGATAAACTTTTTGTCCATGAAGTGGGGATTATAACTGGGTTGGATAGCAAATGTTCATGCGGCAGTTCAACTGCCGCATGAACATTTTACTCAAAAGACTTGCTCTGCCTGTTCTTCTTGACTTCCCCTCTTCGTTTCTTCGACTCCAATCTCTTTTCCTTCGCCGCCTTTGTTGGCTTGGTCTTTTTGCGGGGCTTGGGTTTTATCAGAGCCTTTCTCACCAACGCGATCAGTCGTCGAATCGCGTCCTCGCGGTTTTGCTCCTGCGCGCGGAATTGCTTGGCTTCGATGAGCAAAATTCCATCATCCGTGACTCGCTTTCCCGCAAGATGAATCAAACGCGACTTGACCTCATCCGGCAACGACGAAGCGCGGACATCGAATCGCAACTGCACAGCCGTCGCTACTTTGTTCACGTTCTGCCCGCCCGGTCCCGACGCGCGGATATAGTCGAAGGCGAGTTCGTTTTCGCGGATGTAGATGGAGGACGCGATTTGAATCATAAGACAAACCCCTCTTCCCAATGGGAGAGGGGCAGGGGTGAGGGATGACTTAGAACATCAACGCGTTGACTTTGTCGATCATTTCGCGAGCAGGTCGCAGGTCCGCGTCGGTGAGGCGGTTGAGTGGAGTGTCCACGAGGGTATGCGTTTCAGCGAGCGCGGGCTTGTCGGTCGAAACGTAGATCAATCCCGTTGTCAGCCAGTTATTACGCTGCGCTTCTTCGAGCGCGCGCAAGGCTTCAAAGCGGTTGGTAGGATCGTATCCCTTTTCGAGATTCTTGAGGATGATAACCGAACCGTCGTGCATGGCAACTTCGCGGACCTCGCCTTCCGCCAATTCGCGTTCCAGCACGATCTCGTTGCGCGGCGCGATGTAGGTAATATCGTGAAGCGGCTCTTCGTGATCCTTGCCCCAGGCGTACGAATAATGCGCGTTGTCTTGGTTGTTGAACGTAACGCACGGGCTGATGATATCGAGCACGGCGATACCCTTGTGGGCAAAGGCGGCTTTGATCAACTCTTTCACCTGCTTGGCGTTGCCCGCAAACGAACGCGCAACGAACGTGGCGTTCGAGATCAATGCTTCCATACAAATATCCACAGGCATGTAGGGGTTGGTGCCTTGCTTCTTGAGTTCGAGTCCGCGCTCGGCGGTGGCGGAAAATTGACCTTTAGTCAGCCCATATACGCCATTGTTCTCGACGATATACACCATGTTCAAATTGCGGCGCATCACATGTTTGAACTGTCCCATACCGATGCTTGCCGTATCGCCATCGCCGGAAACGCCGATGCCTTTGAGCGAATGATCGCCAAAGAGCGCGCCGGTCGCGATCGAGGGCATACGTCCGTGCAGGCTGTTAAACCCGAACGAGCGGTTCATGAAATACGTGGGGCTTTTGCTCGAACAACCGATGCCGCTGAACT from the Candidatus Defluviilinea gracilis genome contains:
- the pyk gene encoding pyruvate kinase, whose amino-acid sequence is MTRNVKIVATVGPASQSEEILEQLIQAGMNVARMNFSHGTHEQHLARIELIRKVSKKLGAPVGILQDLQGPKIRVGDLTTPLQLSDGERVYLYATESTPPEDSGKKIPVDFRQLFDSVRPADRLLLDDGRLTLEVVSVIGRNALAADVVIGGPLSSHKGINLPGVRLRIAGFTEKDEADLAFGISQNVDAVAISFVRSAEDVKKVRYAMERFSNGKRMPMLIAKLEKPEALDNLDAILEIVDGVMVARGDLGVELPPERVPALQKHIIRAANARAKLVITATQMLESMISNPLPTRAEASDVANAVFDGTDAVMLSAESASGKYPVESVQMMDRIVREAESHFVEWGLEPSVNGFEHSDAASMARAAQALANDKNVTAVACFTTQGRTAWLMSKIRPRVPVMAFTPDEVTYQRLAFLWGVRPQLIAFANSLEEMLDLLDAALMRSDVVQAGDQVVLICGYPVGDVRPPNMALLHTVGEN
- a CDS encoding DMT family transporter, with amino-acid sequence MDKKFIALLCGLGAASIWGGMYVVSKVVLEVIPPFALLTIRLALGCLSLGAVIWFRKSQSTFTQKEFWQSFLVGVMGYGISLGFQFTGTKLSTASNGSLITSATPAFVLLFAFFLLQEKITGRQVFALAVSTFGVLAVIDPRTAELSPSLFTGNVLLFCAGLTWALYSTLVRKVARDSDLLISSAVMLLGGIPSSTVLGFYEVNSQGIGTITAGVIGGILYLGIISTAVAMFMWNYAFKELPASLASLTFFAQPVVGTLLGWFFLGEKITPLFLFGGVLIGIGIWISTREN
- a CDS encoding 2-oxoacid:ferredoxin oxidoreductase subunit beta, whose amino-acid sequence is MAGVPANVNTVGLTKNDYRGAPTTLCAGCGHNSISNQIIAAMYELSVLPENVIKFSGIGCSSKSPTYFMNRSFGFNSLHGRMPSIATGALFGDHSLKGIGVSGDGDTASIGMGQFKHVMRRNLNMVYIVENNGVYGLTKGQFSATAERGLELKKQGTNPYMPVDICMEALISNATFVARSFAGNAKQVKELIKAAFAHKGIAVLDIISPCVTFNNQDNAHYSYAWGKDHEEPLHDITYIAPRNEIVLERELAEGEVREVAMHDGSVIILKNLEKGYDPTNRFEALRALEEAQRNNWLTTGLIYVSTDKPALAETHTLVDTPLNRLTDADLRPAREMIDKVNALMF
- the arfB gene encoding aminoacyl-tRNA hydrolase — translated: MIQIASSIYIRENELAFDYIRASGPGGQNVNKVATAVQLRFDVRASSLPDEVKSRLIHLAGKRVTDDGILLIEAKQFRAQEQNREDAIRRLIALVRKALIKPKPRKKTKPTKAAKEKRLESKKRRGEVKKNRQSKSFE